The Actinopolyspora erythraea genome has a segment encoding these proteins:
- a CDS encoding DEAD/DEAH box helicase, giving the protein MSSTGQERARGARGGNRLLDRVLAATPPEDSPVRHVEHLPRRPARHGEWPEWAPRRLVTALRSRGTERPWSHQVHAAELAHRGNNVVIATGTASGKSLAYQLPVLSHLDGDSRATALYLAPTKALGADQLRSVTELDLSGVRPATYDGDTPDTERDWVRAHSRWVFSNPDMLHHGILPRHSRWSRFFRNLSYVVVDECHTYRGVFGSHIALLLRRLRRVAEHYGSRPVFVLASATVAEPAELGSTLTGRTCRAVTEDGSPRGDRTVALWEPPLLEEVTGENGAPIRRSAGAETARIMSDLVIESARCLAFVRSRAGAELAALGARRSLEEVAPRLARRVAAYRGGYLPEQRRELERALLSGDLLALATTNALELGVDISGLDAVVVAGYPGTLASLWQQAGRAGREGEGALVVFVARDDPLDTYLVNNPGAVFDRPVETTVLDPGNPHVLRPHLACAAAELPLDEQALHEFGGEAARENVAALTGAGQLRARRNGWYWTDRQRPHRSVELRGSGGEPTAVVESDSGRLLGTVDQESAHGLVHPGAVYLHQGESFVVDELDLDEGIALVHAEDPEWNTSPREETDIAVLRTLRRHRTPNGLSTNLGEVEVTSRVTGYLRRLPSGEVLDQRPLDLPERSLATRAVWYSLDEELLLSSAPGGAGLDPARVPGALHAAEHAAIGLLPLFATCDRWDIGGVSTALHSDTGEATVFVHDGHPGGAGFADRGFAALFPWLAATREAIVACDCSAGCPSCVQSPKCGNGNEPLDKAGAIAVLDVVLAERTDTPTS; this is encoded by the coding sequence GTGAGCTCAACGGGACAGGAGCGTGCGCGCGGAGCGCGCGGGGGCAATCGGCTGCTCGACAGGGTGCTGGCGGCCACGCCGCCGGAGGACTCTCCGGTACGCCACGTCGAACACCTGCCCAGGCGTCCCGCCCGGCACGGCGAGTGGCCGGAGTGGGCACCGCGACGACTCGTGACGGCGCTGCGCTCCAGAGGTACGGAACGTCCGTGGAGCCACCAGGTCCACGCCGCCGAACTGGCGCACCGGGGGAACAACGTCGTGATCGCCACCGGCACCGCCTCGGGCAAGTCACTGGCGTACCAGCTTCCGGTACTGTCCCACCTGGACGGTGACAGCCGCGCCACGGCGCTGTACCTGGCCCCGACCAAGGCGCTGGGGGCCGACCAACTGCGCTCGGTCACCGAACTCGACCTGTCGGGCGTTCGTCCCGCCACCTACGACGGGGACACCCCCGACACGGAACGGGACTGGGTGCGCGCCCACTCCAGGTGGGTGTTCAGCAACCCGGACATGTTGCACCACGGCATCCTGCCCCGGCACTCGCGCTGGTCCCGGTTCTTCCGGAACCTGAGCTACGTCGTCGTCGACGAGTGCCACACCTACCGCGGTGTATTCGGGTCCCACATCGCCCTGCTGCTGCGCAGGCTGCGGCGCGTCGCTGAGCACTACGGCTCCCGGCCGGTCTTCGTGCTCGCCTCGGCCACCGTGGCGGAACCGGCCGAGTTGGGGAGCACGCTCACCGGCCGAACCTGCCGAGCGGTCACCGAGGACGGTTCACCGCGGGGCGACCGCACCGTGGCGCTGTGGGAACCACCGCTGCTGGAGGAGGTCACCGGGGAGAACGGTGCTCCGATCCGGCGTTCCGCGGGCGCGGAGACCGCGCGGATCATGAGCGACCTGGTGATCGAGTCCGCCCGCTGCCTGGCGTTCGTCCGTTCCCGCGCCGGTGCTGAACTCGCCGCGCTGGGGGCGCGGCGCTCCCTGGAGGAGGTCGCCCCACGACTCGCGCGCAGGGTCGCCGCCTACCGAGGGGGCTACCTCCCGGAACAGCGCAGGGAACTGGAACGGGCACTGCTCTCCGGTGACCTCCTCGCGCTGGCGACCACCAACGCGCTGGAGCTCGGGGTCGACATCTCCGGGCTGGACGCGGTGGTGGTCGCTGGCTACCCGGGAACCCTCGCCTCGCTGTGGCAGCAGGCGGGCCGAGCGGGCAGGGAGGGCGAGGGAGCGCTGGTCGTCTTCGTGGCCCGGGACGATCCGTTGGACACCTACCTGGTGAACAATCCCGGCGCCGTCTTCGACCGTCCCGTGGAGACCACGGTGCTCGATCCCGGCAATCCGCACGTGCTGCGTCCGCACCTGGCCTGCGCGGCGGCGGAACTTCCGCTGGACGAACAGGCACTGCACGAGTTCGGCGGGGAGGCAGCGCGTGAGAACGTGGCCGCGCTGACCGGGGCCGGGCAGCTCCGGGCCCGGCGGAACGGGTGGTACTGGACGGACCGGCAGCGACCGCACCGCTCGGTGGAACTGCGGGGATCCGGTGGGGAACCGACGGCGGTGGTCGAGAGCGACTCGGGCCGACTGCTGGGAACCGTGGACCAGGAGTCCGCGCACGGCCTGGTCCACCCGGGAGCGGTCTACCTGCACCAGGGCGAATCGTTCGTCGTGGACGAGCTCGACCTGGACGAGGGAATAGCGCTGGTGCACGCCGAGGATCCGGAGTGGAACACCTCGCCGCGCGAGGAGACCGACATCGCGGTGCTGCGCACCCTGCGGCGGCACCGCACCCCGAACGGGTTGTCGACCAACCTCGGCGAGGTGGAGGTCACCTCCCGGGTGACCGGGTACCTGCGGCGGCTGCCCAGCGGCGAGGTGCTGGACCAGCGACCGCTCGACCTTCCCGAACGCAGCTTGGCCACCCGGGCGGTGTGGTACAGCCTCGACGAGGAGCTGCTGCTGAGCAGCGCGCCGGGGGGCGCCGGGCTGGATCCGGCGCGCGTCCCCGGCGCGCTGCATGCTGCCGAGCACGCGGCGATCGGCCTGCTACCGCTGTTCGCGACCTGCGACCGATGGGATATCGGCGGGGTGTCCACCGCACTGCACTCGGACACCGGGGAGGCGACAGTGTTCGTCCACGATGGACACCCGGGAGGTGCCGGGTTCGCCGATCGCGGCTTCGCCGCGCTGTTCCCGTGGTTGGCCGCGACGCGGGAGGCGATCGTTGCCTGCGACTGCTCGGCCGGCTGCCCGTCCTGCGTTCAGTCACCGAAGTGCGGGAACGGCAACGAACCGCTGGACAAGGCGGGCGCGATCGCGGTACTGGACGTGGTGCTGGCCGAACGGACCGACACTCCGACGTCCTGA
- a CDS encoding sodium-translocating pyrophosphatase produces the protein MSLLNVARSGWAASTGPRPAPPGGEFAGTAAEPRAVPHGGHVLAQEPSSLLRLDAADYTIVGVVLVVALAALVFGYVLIREVLAAAEGSERMREIARAVQEGASAYLNRQFRTLAFFAVIVFLLLFALPAETPAQRIGRSVFFLFGAAFSAAIGYLGMWLSTRANLRVAAAANDPTAGRTKAMRIAFRTGGVVGMTTIGLGLFGAALVVLVYAGQAPRVLEGFGFGAALLAMFMRVGGGIFTKAADVGADLVGKVEQNIPEDDPRNAATIADNVGDNVGDCAGMAADLFESYAVTLVASLILGTAAFGTKGLLFPLIVPAIGVITAVIGVYITRARAGESALLAINRSFYISAAISAVACAIAALLYLPGSYSGLTGVPPGILELDGNPAVLALVSVIIGIVLAVVILKLTGYFTATERKPVRDVGRSSTTGPATVILTGFSVGFESAVYTALVIAAAVFGAFLLSGSISVALFAVALAGCGLLTTVGVIVAMDTFGPVADNAQGIAEMSGEFEGEGADVLTELDAVGNTTKAITKGIAIATAVLAATALFGSYRDAIGSALADIGAQLTVGEFLVYAPNVLVGIAIGAAVVFLFAGLAINAVSRAAGAVVHEVRRQFSAKPGIMDGSERPEYGRVVDICTKDSLRELTTPGLLAVLAPIAVGFGLGVGPLAGYLAGAIAVGTLMAVFLANSGGAWDNAKKLVEDGYHGGKGSQAHEATIIGDTVGDPFKDTAGPAINPLLKVMNLVSVLVAPAVVTVTVGAGASLPLRITIAVVCFLVIAAAVISSKRRSTAIAESSSGDEVVNGAK, from the coding sequence ATGTCCCTGCTCAACGTTGCCCGGTCCGGGTGGGCCGCGAGCACCGGACCGCGGCCCGCTCCCCCGGGCGGTGAATTCGCGGGCACGGCGGCGGAACCGCGAGCCGTACCGCACGGCGGGCACGTCCTGGCCCAGGAGCCCTCGTCCCTGCTGCGTCTCGACGCCGCCGACTACACCATCGTCGGGGTCGTACTGGTCGTCGCACTGGCCGCTCTCGTCTTCGGCTACGTGCTCATCAGGGAGGTGCTGGCGGCCGCTGAGGGCTCCGAGCGGATGCGCGAGATCGCGCGGGCCGTCCAGGAGGGTGCCTCGGCCTATCTCAACCGCCAGTTCCGAACCCTGGCCTTCTTCGCGGTGATCGTGTTCCTGCTGCTGTTCGCGCTCCCGGCCGAGACTCCGGCGCAGCGGATCGGCAGATCCGTGTTCTTCCTGTTCGGCGCGGCGTTCTCCGCCGCCATCGGTTATCTGGGCATGTGGTTGTCCACGCGGGCGAACCTGCGTGTCGCGGCGGCGGCCAACGATCCGACGGCGGGCAGGACCAAGGCGATGCGGATCGCCTTCCGCACCGGTGGGGTGGTCGGTATGACCACCATCGGGCTGGGACTGTTCGGAGCGGCGCTGGTGGTTCTCGTCTACGCGGGGCAGGCACCGCGCGTGCTCGAGGGGTTCGGCTTCGGCGCTGCGCTGCTGGCGATGTTCATGCGTGTCGGTGGCGGGATCTTCACCAAGGCCGCCGACGTCGGAGCGGACCTGGTCGGCAAGGTGGAGCAGAACATCCCAGAGGACGACCCCCGCAACGCCGCCACGATCGCCGACAACGTGGGCGACAACGTCGGCGACTGCGCCGGTATGGCGGCCGACCTGTTCGAGTCCTACGCGGTAACCCTGGTGGCCTCGCTGATCCTGGGAACCGCCGCGTTCGGCACCAAGGGACTGCTGTTCCCGCTGATCGTGCCCGCCATCGGGGTGATCACCGCTGTGATCGGCGTCTACATCACCAGGGCGCGCGCCGGTGAGAGCGCGCTGCTGGCCATAAACCGGTCCTTCTACATCTCCGCGGCGATCTCCGCGGTGGCCTGCGCGATAGCCGCGCTGCTCTACCTGCCCGGCTCCTACTCCGGCCTCACCGGGGTTCCGCCGGGGATCCTCGAACTCGACGGCAACCCCGCCGTGCTCGCGCTGGTGTCCGTGATCATCGGCATCGTGCTCGCAGTGGTCATCCTCAAGCTGACCGGCTACTTCACCGCCACCGAGCGCAAGCCGGTGCGGGACGTCGGCAGGTCCTCCACGACCGGTCCGGCGACGGTGATACTCACCGGTTTCTCGGTCGGATTCGAATCGGCCGTCTACACCGCACTGGTCATCGCCGCCGCCGTGTTCGGGGCCTTCCTGCTGTCCGGCTCCATATCGGTCGCGCTGTTCGCCGTCGCCCTCGCGGGGTGCGGACTGCTGACCACCGTCGGCGTGATCGTCGCGATGGACACCTTCGGGCCGGTGGCGGACAACGCGCAGGGCATCGCGGAGATGTCCGGGGAGTTCGAGGGTGAGGGGGCCGACGTGCTGACCGAGCTGGACGCGGTCGGCAACACCACCAAGGCGATCACCAAGGGCATCGCGATCGCCACCGCCGTGCTGGCTGCCACCGCCCTGTTCGGCTCGTACCGCGACGCGATCGGCAGCGCCCTGGCCGACATCGGTGCCCAGCTCACCGTCGGCGAGTTCCTGGTGTACGCCCCGAACGTGCTCGTCGGGATCGCCATCGGCGCCGCCGTGGTGTTCCTGTTCGCGGGCCTGGCCATCAACGCGGTGTCCCGCGCGGCCGGAGCGGTGGTCCACGAGGTGCGCAGGCAGTTCTCCGCGAAGCCCGGAATCATGGATGGCTCGGAGCGCCCCGAGTACGGCCGGGTGGTCGACATCTGTACCAAGGACTCGTTGCGGGAGCTGACCACTCCGGGGCTGCTGGCGGTCCTCGCTCCGATAGCGGTCGGCTTCGGGCTCGGGGTCGGGCCGCTGGCCGGTTACCTGGCGGGCGCCATCGCGGTGGGAACCCTGATGGCGGTCTTCCTGGCGAACTCGGGCGGTGCCTGGGACAACGCCAAGAAACTGGTCGAGGACGGCTACCACGGCGGCAAGGGGTCGCAGGCGCACGAGGCCACCATCATCGGCGACACCGTCGGGGACCCGTTCAAGGACACCGCCGGGCCCGCCATCAACCCGCTGCTGAAGGTGATGAACCTGGTGTCGGTGCTGGTGGCCCCGGCCGTGGTCACCGTGACGGTCGGCGCAGGGGCCTCGCTGCCGCTGCGGATCACCATCGCC